From Myxococcus guangdongensis:
GGCTCGCCGCCACCGTGCGGAACAACACCAGCCAGACCAGGCGCACGCGGAGCCTCTCGGCCTCATCCGCGCGCGCGCTGGAGACGACAGAGCTACTTGATGGCACCGGCAATGGAGAAGATGGGCAGGTACATGGCGATGAGGAAGCCGCCGACCACGCCGCCGAGGAACACCATCAGGATGGGCTCGATCATCGCCGTCAGCGCGCTGACGGCGGTGTCCACTTCGTCATCGTAGAAGTCGGCGATCTTGTTGAGCATGGTGTCCATGGCGCCCGTCGCTTCACCGACGCCAATCATCTGCACCACCATGGAGGGGAACACCTTCGTCTCGAGCAGCGGACCGGCGATGTTCTTGCCCTCGGCGATCTTCCCGCGCACGTAGTAGATGGCCTCTTCCACCGTCTTGTTGCCGGCCGTCTTCGCCGTCACGTCCAGCGCGTCGAGGATGGGCACGCCGGAGGAGATCATCGTGCCCAGCGTGCGCGTGAAGCGCGCCACGGCCACCTTGCGCAGCACGGGCCCGAACAGCGGCATCTTCAGGAACACCTTGTCCCAGAACTTGCGCCCCTTGGGCTGCTTGTAGCTCCAGGAGAACGACACCACCACCGCGGTGATGGAGCCGACGACGTGCAGCCAGTACGCCTCCGCCCACGCGGACAAGTCCACCACGAACTGGGTGGGGGCGGGCAGCGCCGAGCCGAAGTCCGCGAACATGGCGGCGAACACCGGCGTCACCTTGAGGAGCAGCAGCGCCGTCACGCCGACGGCCACCAGGATGACGATGGCCGGGTAGGTCATCGCGCCCTTGACCTTGCGCTTGAGCTTCTCGCTCTTCTCACGGTAGGCCGCGAGCCGGTTGAGGATGGTGTCGAGGATACCGCCGACCTCGCCGGCCGCGCACAGCTGGACGTAGAGCTCGTCGAAGACCTTCGGGTGCTCCTTGAGCGCGTCGGCGAAGGTGCTGCCCTGCTCCACCTTGCCCTTGATGGCCAGCAGCACCTTCTTGAAGGCCGGGTTGTCCATCTGGCTGGCGAGGATGTCCAAGCACTGCACCAGCGGCAGACCCGCGTCGATCATCGTCGCGAACTGACGGGTGAAGACGAGGATGTCCTTGCCCGTCACGCCACCCATGCCCGGGATGGAGATGTCGCCGTCGAGCGCGCTCTTCTTGCGCACCTTGACGGGATTGAGCCCCAGGGACTTCAGGCGGGCGTTGACGGCCTCGGTGTCCGAGGCCTCCATCTCGCCCTTCTTGGTCTCACCGCTCTTGGTCTTCGCCTCCCAGAGGAACTGGGCGGTGTTCTTCTTGGAAGCTGGTGACTTCTGGACTGCCTGTGCTGCCATGAGCTCGACCTCCGCGGACGCGCGCGCGAGTCTAACCGCTGAATCTCAAAACCAGGAACTAACGACCCGCCGCTCCCCCGGTCGGCCGCTGTACCCCCGGCACCGTGCCGCCCGTGGCCAGGATGTTGCGCAGCTCCTCCGGGTCGCTGGAGCGACCGAAGGCCTCATCCTGGGAGATGAGGCGCCGGAGCAACAGCGCCGCCAGGGCCTGGTTGAAGGTCTGCATGCCGTACTTGGCCTGACCCACCTGCATGGACGAGTAGATCTGATGGACCTTGTCCTCGCGGATGAGGTTCCGGATGGCGGGGTTGGGCACCATGACCTCCAGGGCCAGGATGCGGCCCGGAGCGCCCGCCTTGGCCACCAGCGCCTGGCTCATCACGCCCTCCAGCACGAAGGAGAGCTGGGCGCGCACCTGCGGCTGCTGGTACGGCGGGAACACGTCCAGCACGCGGTTGATGGTCTGCACCGCGCTGTTGGTGTGCAGCGTCGCGTAGCAGATGTGACCCGTCTCCGCGATGGTGAGCGCCGCCTCGATGGTCTCCAGGTCTCGGAGCTCGCCGACGAGCACCACGTCCGGGTCCTGGCGGAGGATGTACTTGAGGGCCGTCTTGAAGTTGCGAGTATCCGCGCCCACCTCGCGCTGGTTGACCAGGCAGTTCTTGTGCGGGTGCAGGTACTCGATGGGGTCCTCGATGGTCATGATGTGCTCATGACGCTCGGTGTTGATCTTGTCGATCATCGAGGCCAGCGTGGTGGACTTGCCCGAGCCCGTGGGGCCCGTCACCAGGATGAGGCCGCGGGGCTTCTTCACCAGCTCCGCGACGATGGGCGGCAGGCCCAGCTCCTGGAAGGTCAAAATCTTGAAGGGAATGGTGCGGAACGCGCCGGCCACCGCGCCACGCTGCATGAAGATGTTGGCGCGGAAGCGCGACAGCCCCTTCACGCCGAAGGACAGGTCCAGCTCGTTGTCCTCCTCGAACTTGTGCTTCTGGGCATCCGTGAGGATGGAGTAGCAGAGCTGCTTGGTCTCCACGGGCGTCAACGGCGCCGTCTTCAAGGGGACGAGCTCGCCGTCCACGCGCAGCTGGGGCGGGGAGCCGGTGGTGATGTGGAGGTCGGAAGCGCCCTTCTCGACCATCGCCTTGAGGAGCTGGTGCAGGTTGGCCACGGTGGGGGTGTCCTTCGATTCAGTCTGGGGGAGGAAGTGACTAGAAGCGGTCCGGCGCGGTGTTGCCCACGACTTCTTCCAGGGTGGTCGCGCCGTCCATCACCTTCTTGAGGCCGCTCATGCGCAGGCTGCTCATGCCCAGGCGGATGGCCTCCTGCTTGAGCTCGGAGGCGGACGCGCCGTTGATGACCAGCTCCTTGAGGCCGTCCCAGAAGGGCATGACCTCGTAGATGGCCACGCGGCCCCGGTAGCCGCGATCATTGCAGTCGCGGCAGCCGACCTTCTCGTACAGGGTGAAGGTGCCGATCTTGTCCGGGGGGATGCCGGCGTCGATGAGGGCCTGCTCGTCCACCGTGTCCGCGGGCTTCTTGCAGGCCGGGCACAGCCGGCGCGCCAGACGCTGGGCGAGGATGAGGTTGAGCGAGGCCGTCACCAGGAACGGCTCGATGCCCATGTTGAGCAGACGGCTCACCGTGCCCGGGGCGTCGTTGGTGTGCAGCGTGGAGAGCACCAGGTGGCCGGTGAGGGCCGCCTTCACGCCGATTTCCGCCGTCTCGAAGTCGCGGATCTCACCAATCATGATGATGTCCGGGTCCTGGCGGAGGAACGAGCGCAGCGCGGCCGCGAAGTTCAGGCCGATGTCGTCGTGCATCTGCACCTGGTTGATGCCGGCGAAGTTGAATTCGACCGGGTCCTCGGCGGTGCAGATGTTGGTGCCCACGTCGTTGAGGCTGGAGAGCGCCGAGTACAGCGTCGTCGTCTTGCCGGAGCCCGTGGGGCCCGTCACCAGCACCATGCCGTAGGGCCGGTCGATGGCCTCCTTGAACCACGCGAGCGGCTGCGCGTCGAAGCCCAGCTTGGTCATGTCGAGCTGGAGGTTGCTCTTGTCGAGCAGACGCATCACGACCTTCTCGCCGAAGAGCGTGGGACACACGCTCACGCGGAAGTCCATCTCCTTGCCGCCGCCAATCTTGATCTTGATGCGACCGTCCTGCGGAAGGCGGCGCTCGGAGATGTCCAGCGAGGCCATGATCTTCAAACGCGACGTAATCGCGTTGCGCAGCTTCATGGGCGGCCGCATCACCTCGTACATCACGCCGTCGATGCGGAAGCGGACCCGGAAGTCCTTCTCGTACGGCTCGATGTGGATGTCGGACGCGCGCTTCTTGATGGCGTCCATGAGGATGAGGTTCACCAGCTTGACGACGGGCGCGTCATCCGCGGCCTTCGCCATCTCGTCGATGTTCTCCGTCTCCTCCTTCGCCAGCTCGATGTCGTCGCCGACGTCGCCGACGATCTCCTCCATCGAGGGGCCCTTCTCCGCGTAGTAGCGTTCGATGGCCTCGCGGATGGAGACCTCCGAGGCCACCACCGTCTCGATGTTGTAGCCGGTGAGGAACTTCAGGTCGTCCACGGCGAAGATGTTGGACGGGTCGCACATGGCGACGATCAGCGACGGGCCCGCGCGGTTGACCGGAATGACCAGGTGCTTCTCGGCCACTTCCTTGGGCACCAGCTTGATGATGTCCGGGTCGACGTCGAAGTCCTTCAGGTTGATGGCCGGCACGCCGTACTGCTTGGAGAGGAAGTCGGTGAGCTTCGACTCCTCGATGGCGCCCGTCTTGATGAGCGCGGTGCCGATGCGCGTGCCGCTCTTCTGCTGCTCTTCCTGGGCCTTGCGAAGCTGCTGGACGGAGATGAGGTTCTCGCGGACCAGCAGTTCACCCAATCGACCGGACATTCGTGAAGCCTCTTCCTTGTGGCAAAGAAGGACGAAGCGGGCGGGGGCCCACCTCGCTCCAGGGGAGACGCGGGCGTTGCCTCGGGGCCCCACAGCACCTTTGGCACGGTTCCTGACGGCGAATTAGAGGGGAGCCGCTCACATCCGTCAAGGCGCCCCCTCGGGCTCCCCGAGCCGCCAACCCATTGAACACTCACGGGAAAAATGCGGGGGTCAGCCGCCGGTCCTGGCAATCACCGTGCGAGCAGCCTCGACGTCGCGCTTGATCTGCCCCGTCAGCTCCGCCACGGAGCCGAAGCGCTGCTCGGGGCGCAGCCGCTCCAGGAACTGCACCCGCAGCTCACGGCCGTAGAGGTCCCCCGTGAAGTCCAGCAGGTGCGCCTCGATGGTGACCTCGGTGCCGCCGAAGGTGGGCTTGATGCCGATGTTCGCCGCGCCCCCGTGCCACGCGCCCGCCCCCGCCTCGTGGTGGAAGCACACCCGGATGGCGTAGACGCCCGGCGCCGGCCGCAGCTCGTTCTGCGTGTCCACGTTGGCGGTGGGAAAGCCGATGGTGCGCCCGCGACCCGCCCCCGCCACCACGGTGCCGTCCAAATCGAACGGGCGGCCGAGCAGCCGGCAGGCCGCGGACACCCGCCCCTCCAGGATGTACTCGCGCACCCGCGACGACGAGGCGACGACGCCGTCCACCGTGACGGGCGTCACCACGTGCACCCGGGCGCCCCGGCGGCCCGCGGCCTCGCGCAGCGTGTCCACCGTGCCCGCGCGCGCGGCGCCGTAGGTGAAGTCGCTGCCCACCACCACGTGCGCCACGCCCAGCGCATCGAAGAGCGTGGCCTCGAAGTCGGCGGGGCCCGTGCGGGCGTAGTCGCGCGAGAAGGCCTGCACCACCACGGCCTCCAGCCCACAGGAGGCGAGCAGCTCCAGGCGCCGGGGCAGGAGCGTGATGAGCTTGG
This genomic window contains:
- the pilB gene encoding type IV-A pilus assembly ATPase PilB, translated to MSGRLGELLVRENLISVQQLRKAQEEQQKSGTRIGTALIKTGAIEESKLTDFLSKQYGVPAINLKDFDVDPDIIKLVPKEVAEKHLVIPVNRAGPSLIVAMCDPSNIFAVDDLKFLTGYNIETVVASEVSIREAIERYYAEKGPSMEEIVGDVGDDIELAKEETENIDEMAKAADDAPVVKLVNLILMDAIKKRASDIHIEPYEKDFRVRFRIDGVMYEVMRPPMKLRNAITSRLKIMASLDISERRLPQDGRIKIKIGGGKEMDFRVSVCPTLFGEKVVMRLLDKSNLQLDMTKLGFDAQPLAWFKEAIDRPYGMVLVTGPTGSGKTTTLYSALSSLNDVGTNICTAEDPVEFNFAGINQVQMHDDIGLNFAAALRSFLRQDPDIIMIGEIRDFETAEIGVKAALTGHLVLSTLHTNDAPGTVSRLLNMGIEPFLVTASLNLILAQRLARRLCPACKKPADTVDEQALIDAGIPPDKIGTFTLYEKVGCRDCNDRGYRGRVAIYEVMPFWDGLKELVINGASASELKQEAIRLGMSSLRMSGLKKVMDGATTLEEVVGNTAPDRF
- a CDS encoding bifunctional riboflavin kinase/FAD synthetase, giving the protein MKVFHSVAEAGRALEGRALALGNFDGVHVGHQALFAEARKHASPAAFTFNPHPGKVLQPDLAPKLITLLPRRLELLASCGLEAVVVQAFSRDYARTGPADFEATLFDALGVAHVVVGSDFTYGAARAGTVDTLREAAGRRGARVHVVTPVTVDGVVASSSRVREYILEGRVSAACRLLGRPFDLDGTVVAGAGRGRTIGFPTANVDTQNELRPAPGVYAIRVCFHHEAGAGAWHGGAANIGIKPTFGGTEVTIEAHLLDFTGDLYGRELRVQFLERLRPEQRFGSVAELTGQIKRDVEAARTVIARTGG
- a CDS encoding type II secretion system F family protein, whose protein sequence is MAAQAVQKSPASKKNTAQFLWEAKTKSGETKKGEMEASDTEAVNARLKSLGLNPVKVRKKSALDGDISIPGMGGVTGKDILVFTRQFATMIDAGLPLVQCLDILASQMDNPAFKKVLLAIKGKVEQGSTFADALKEHPKVFDELYVQLCAAGEVGGILDTILNRLAAYREKSEKLKRKVKGAMTYPAIVILVAVGVTALLLLKVTPVFAAMFADFGSALPAPTQFVVDLSAWAEAYWLHVVGSITAVVVSFSWSYKQPKGRKFWDKVFLKMPLFGPVLRKVAVARFTRTLGTMISSGVPILDALDVTAKTAGNKTVEEAIYYVRGKIAEGKNIAGPLLETKVFPSMVVQMIGVGEATGAMDTMLNKIADFYDDEVDTAVSALTAMIEPILMVFLGGVVGGFLIAMYLPIFSIAGAIK